GATTCAAGAAAGACGAGACTAAAAGACGTGATTTTAGAAAGGATGATCATCGAATGAGAAAGCTAAAAATCGGCATTACCTGTTATCCAACTGTTGGAGGCTCTGGTGTGATTGCAACAGAATTAGGAAAAATGCTTGCAGAGAGAGGACACGAAATACATTTCATCACCTCCAGCGTACCATTTCGATTGAATAAAATTTATCCGACCGTCTTTTTCCATGAAGTAGAAGTAAACAATTATTCAGTATTTCAGTATTCGCCGTATGATATTGCATTAGCGAGTAAAATGGCGGACGTGATTAAAGATGAAGGGCTAGACGTACTCCATGTACATTATGCCATCCCACATGCCGTATGTGCGGTGTTAGCCCGAGAAATGAGTGGGCAAAATATAGGTATTGTGACAACGCTACACGGCACAGATATTTCCGTGCTTGGACAGGATTCAACGCTTTCACAAGCTATTAAATACGGCATTGATAAATCTGATATTGTCACAGCAGTATCACAGTCACTCAAAGAACAAACTTACAAACTAATTGATACAGTAAAACCAATTGAAACAATTTATAACTTTGTAGATGAGCGTGAATATCGTCCACTTGACGCTGGTAACTTAAAAGAACAGTTTGGTATTCAAGCTGATGAAAAAGTTATCATTCATGTGTCAAATTTCCGTAAAATTAAAAACCTGCCTCATATTGTCGATGCCTTTATGAAAATCCGTGCTAATATGAAAGCGAAACTATTGTTAGTAGGAGATGGACCTGAAAAGCATCGTGTGATGGATCAAGTAAAGGAAAGTCCATATGTTAAGGATGTTTTATTTTTAGGTAAGCAAGAAAATTTAGCTGAATTATACGCTATTAGTGACTTAAAGCTATTACTGTCCCAACAGGAATCTTTTGGCCTTGTACTGCTAGAAGCAATGGCTTGTGGTGTGCCATGTATCGGTTCGAACGTTGGTGGAATACCAGAAGTCATTGATCATGGTGTCGATGGCTACTTAGTAGAATTAGGCGATACAGATGCTGTAGCTGAGTATGCTGTAGAATTATTAAATGATGAAGATAAATTACTTCGTTTCCGTGAAGCAGCAATGCGCGCAGTCAATGAAAAATTCCATTCATCTAAAATTGTCGAGCAGTATGAACAACTGTATGAAAAGGTAGCGGAAATAAACCATGCAAAACACTAAAGAATGGCAAGCAGCCTTCACAGTTATTGAGCAATTGGAGGAGGCTGGCTTTGAGGCAGTTGTCGTAGGTGGCGCTGTGCGAGATGCAATTTTACATCGTCCTGCACATGATGTTGACGTAGCGACAAATGCATTGCCGCAAGAAGTTAAAACTGTTTTTAATCGTACTGTAGATATCGGTATTCAACATGGTACTGTACTTGTCATTGTGCCAGAAGGGCCTGTCGAAGTAACGACTTATCGCACAGATGGAGAGTATACAGATCATCGAAGACCAGAGGAAGTTCATTTTGTACGTTCCTTAAAAGAAGATTTACAGCGCCGTGATTTTACGATGAATGCTATAGCCATGCGTAGAGATGGCTCGTTTGTTGATTTTTATGGTGGACAACGTGATATTAAGGCTGGCGTAATTCGAGCTGTAGGCGAGGCGAAGGTTCGCTTTGCCGAGGATGCCTTACGAATGCTAAGAGCTGTGCGATTTTCAGCACAGCTTGGCTTTTCGATTGAAGCGGCTACCCTCCAGGCAATGCAGGAGAAGGCTCCCGATATTGCATGGGTTGCCAAAGAGCGCATGAAGGCTGAACTTGATAAGTTATGGATAGGGAAAGATGTATATAATGGCATTAAAAAGCTTGAAGAAAGTGGACTGGTGTCTTATTTACAAGGGGATTTCCAAGTAGACCATTGGCGTGGCTTTACTGCAGAAAATACAACTTGTGGTTGGGCGTATTTTGCTCTTGGACAAAAAGAAAATTGGCAGGAAGTGTTGCGTACCTATCGTTTATCGAATAAGGAAATGGCATTTGTGAAGGCTGTTTTAAGTGCATTCCATGCCTTACAGAATGGCTGGACGAGTATGGACTATTTTACGTATTCGCTAGAGGAGCTCGAAACAGCACAATACTTTGCACAATTGAAAGATCTAGTTACCATTTCGCAGCACAGTATACGTGAGGTGCAGGCAAGATTACCAATACGAAATCGCCAAGAGCTTGTAGTGAATGGAATGGATTTACTACAATGGTCTGAACAAAAACGTGGTCCATGGCTAAAAGAAGCGTTGCAAATGATTTTAACGGCTGTTGTTAACGGGGAGATAATGAATGAGCGAAACCACATAAAGGATTGGTTTGAGCGTGCGTATGTCCATAAAGGATGAATCATTGATTATATAAAAAGTAAATCAAGCAAGTGACAATAAGTGACCATTGAAAATACGTCATTAAAAGGTCACTTGCTTTATCTTTTTTGAGACATGGACACACTTGATACATAAACAACGTGTAGTAACTTTCAACCAAGGGG
This DNA window, taken from Lysinibacillus sp. FSL M8-0337, encodes the following:
- a CDS encoding CCA tRNA nucleotidyltransferase, which codes for MQNTKEWQAAFTVIEQLEEAGFEAVVVGGAVRDAILHRPAHDVDVATNALPQEVKTVFNRTVDIGIQHGTVLVIVPEGPVEVTTYRTDGEYTDHRRPEEVHFVRSLKEDLQRRDFTMNAIAMRRDGSFVDFYGGQRDIKAGVIRAVGEAKVRFAEDALRMLRAVRFSAQLGFSIEAATLQAMQEKAPDIAWVAKERMKAELDKLWIGKDVYNGIKKLEESGLVSYLQGDFQVDHWRGFTAENTTCGWAYFALGQKENWQEVLRTYRLSNKEMAFVKAVLSAFHALQNGWTSMDYFTYSLEELETAQYFAQLKDLVTISQHSIREVQARLPIRNRQELVVNGMDLLQWSEQKRGPWLKEALQMILTAVVNGEIMNERNHIKDWFERAYVHKG
- the bshA gene encoding N-acetyl-alpha-D-glucosaminyl L-malate synthase BshA, coding for MRKLKIGITCYPTVGGSGVIATELGKMLAERGHEIHFITSSVPFRLNKIYPTVFFHEVEVNNYSVFQYSPYDIALASKMADVIKDEGLDVLHVHYAIPHAVCAVLAREMSGQNIGIVTTLHGTDISVLGQDSTLSQAIKYGIDKSDIVTAVSQSLKEQTYKLIDTVKPIETIYNFVDEREYRPLDAGNLKEQFGIQADEKVIIHVSNFRKIKNLPHIVDAFMKIRANMKAKLLLVGDGPEKHRVMDQVKESPYVKDVLFLGKQENLAELYAISDLKLLLSQQESFGLVLLEAMACGVPCIGSNVGGIPEVIDHGVDGYLVELGDTDAVAEYAVELLNDEDKLLRFREAAMRAVNEKFHSSKIVEQYEQLYEKVAEINHAKH